Part of the Lampris incognitus isolate fLamInc1 chromosome 1, fLamInc1.hap2, whole genome shotgun sequence genome is shown below.
TCATCAGTACATATGTCTCCAATGCCATCATCTAAAACACAAACCACACAGCAAAAGAAGCCTGCTTCAGTGGTCTTGCACATACAGAACCCAGAAACACatgcacgccacacacacacacacacacacacacacacacacacacacacacacacacacacacacacacacacacacacacacacacacacagaataaagGACACTAACTATCTTCGTCCTTCTGGTCTGGATTGATGACTAATCTGCAGTTGTCGGTGGTGTCCAGAATGCCATCATTGTCGTCATCATCGTCACATTCATCGCCCTATCAGGATCAAGTGAAACATTTCAAGTACTTTAAGCAGAGAATCACCTAGTCCAGTCAGTTTCAGGAAAATGATGAAactaaacacagagagagagagagagagagagagagagagagagagagagagagagagagagagagagagagagagagagagagagagagagagagagagagaggagagagagagagagagagagagagagagagagagaaagagagagagagagagaaaattgaaAACCTTTCCATCCTTGTCGGTGTCCAACTGAGAAGAGTTGATGACCGTGGGGCAGTTGTCCTTTGTGTTCTGGTGTCCGTCCCCATCACTGACAAAAAGGAGGGAGGGATGGTCACAACAGCACAGTGATACCCAGATTTGTCTACCCTGGGTCATTACAGAGGACTCTACCTGTCTATGTTGTCATCACAGGTGTCTCCTACCAGGTCGTCATCAGAGTCAGActgcaggtggacagacagacatgctgtTACTATGAGTCATGGTCACATATTTCGTTTCgttttttggttgttttgtgGAAATTGACCTGGTTAGGGTTGACCATGTCAGGGCAGCTATCACAGGCATCTCCCACCCCATCGTTATCTCTGTCCATCTGGTCTAGATTTGGCACACGCGGGCAGTTGTCGAGGATATTTTTCAGGCCTGAGGACATGACATAAACACCTCAGAACCTTAACTTCTGTGCCATCTATAATGGGGTTGACCGTAAAATCCAAAAGTGTAACCGAACCCAGCCTATTTTTCTGGAAGCGGCGTCAGCAGTGTTTGTTTAAGACAGAAGGCGAATAGTTTCCAGTGGGCTTCAATGCCTGGCAGAGACACACCATGGAAAAATAATTTCAAACTGGAGACAGACATGACCGGGTGCTTGAAGATCCAGATTTAGACTTAAAGACATAACCAAATGATCCGATCAGCTTGAGGACCCAACCAAGTTAAGGGACATGTTTCATCAAACTCATGCAAACATGCGTaggtgcatacatgcatacacagacacacacatgcacacacagacacacagacacacagacacacacacacacacactcacacacacacacacacacacacacacacacacacacacacacacacacactcgcaaatctatacttgtggggccccctcattgactacattcatttcctagcccttaaccctaaccttaaccacgcaaactatacgcctaaccccaacccttaccctaaccttaacctaacccttgattaaaaaaaaaagggactggttgttaaaatccctagtgtttgcactgcaacagattcagtggagatcaaactggagatgtctgccaaggtgacattgccaccaccaggacacatcatcagttgtgtacctcagcatcacagggtgtttcggccgtttatcacaagacaccctccgctgaggcaggcccaccacaggttgatcggtcctgggtgtgtgacctgtggttagctgttcaccctggcagcccagacggcgtctctccttttgagccagatccagtggctagtcctctcagcagtgttggctagctctttgatcactctcctgtgggcctgccccctgactcctagttccctcaggagttttgctgtggagctggcaacaaagcccctacaacccacctccacagggcgcaccttcaccttccagcctctgtcctctgcttcggctgctaggttggcgtaccgcagcttcttacgctcgtacgcttcatcgactgcatcctcccaggggactgtgagctcaatgatgtaagcgagctggttagcgttggaccagaggacgaggtctggtcgcaaggtggttgttgcgatctctgtcgggaagatgagcttctggcctaagtccactcgcatttcccaatccctggctgagtttagtgagcctaagttgggaagtgaagggttggccttcagtttatccccctctcgaatgaaagctgggaaacgccggggcccttcctggttgttgaagggttgggcattgatggaaaccctcttgcaatcgagttcagctgccaagcacctgagcacctgattgtgtcgccaggtgtatctgccttgggtaaggctggtcttgcagccaaccaagatattcttgagggttgctggggctgtaccttaaccctaaaaccaagtcctaaccctagaatagacccttttacttgtggggccctataaaatggccccacaaggtaggtggtttctggtttttctatcctaatggggacatttggttctCATTTGGATAGTAAAACAtggtacacccccccccacacacacacaccatgtgaccctatacttgtggggacccctcattgactacattctcTAGcccttaaacctaaccctaaccatcacaactacatacCTACCCTTAACgcttaccctaatcttaacctaatcctaattctaaccttaaccctaaacctaaatcctaaccctaaaatagacccttttcctcatggggacccataaaaagtccccacaaggtaggtggtttcagtttTCTTTAGcctgatggggacatttggttcctattaggatagaaaaatctggaaaacacacacacacacacacacacacacacacacacacacacacacacacacacacacacacacacacacacacacacacacacacacacacacacacacacacacacacattatgcaaTCGGTTTTTCCAGTGGAACTAATGAGTATTTTCTAAATGGACAATTTAGCAATTGAGTATGTGAGAAAAGTTTGTGAAGCCACAAGTATGATTCAAGGCAAATCATCATAGTACACTTGGAACATTTTAACATTTACCACCTATTTTCTTGTGGGGTTTTAAAAGGCTTTATGAGGCTTTGGTTGATGCAACTGCCATTCCCCTAAAAACAAGTGATCTAACTGGTAGAGGACGTGAACTGGAAcggaggaaaaaagaaagaaagaaaaaagaacaagaggATGTTTTAACAGATAAGGCACGGCTCTGTTTCAACACTCTAATGAAAACATTCTTACTTTCCAGTGTTGAAAAAACGAAAAGCAGTCTAAGACCTTATACCTGTATAGACAGATGAGTCTGGATAGTCTGTGGCTTGGATAACCCCATAGAGGGAATGGGCTGTTTCACCATTTTCAGCCATTTGGTTTCACAAGTTCCTTTACTACCTTAAACGGATGCAATAAAAGCGCTAATGCTCCATTTACTACATCTCCCACACAATGATACCTCACACATGTAGGCCATTGTGTTTAAACTGTGTTACAAAAATGTTTCTGCACCTTGTTTCCCAAATACACGGATTTGTATGAATATAATGGATTGCATTTAGTACTCAGGAATATGTCTAATATATTTTATCCAGGTTATTGATATCTTTCTATGAGATGCTAAATGCAACCTTTAACATCTCAATACGAGATCTCACAAACTCTAAAAGGATTTCAAGTCTTTACTAGGGATTCCACCATAGTGCAATGCCCACAAACATGCCTACGcagaagcagacagacagacatgcaggcacgcatacgcaagcacacacataccATCTCCATCCATGTCATCGTCACATTCATCTCCCAGCCCATCGTTGTCAGTGTCCCTCTGCTTGGGGTTTTCTATCAGCTTGCAGTTGTCACAGGCATCACCATGGAGATCCTTGTCACTGTTAGTCTGGTCTAAATTAGGGACCAACCAGCAGTTATCCTGGGACAGACGAATGAGGTTAACATTAGTACATGGAGAGAGTTATATTCAGTGAGAAAGACTATACTGTTTATCATATGCCAAGGCTGGCCGGGAGAACTTCGTCTAGGAGACAGTGATGGCGGTCAGCAGAGGTCATCACATGTGGAAGAGAGCTACACACCTCTATGTTAATAATGCCGTCACTGTCTGCATCATCATCACATGCGTCGCCTAATCCATCCCTGTCTgcatcctcttggccagagttAGGCACAAACACACAGTTGTCCTGGAAACATCACAGGAAACCATAAAAACACAAACTTTAGGACATGCTGGGCCACACAAAAATTCCTTTATAATAAGGAAAATTCAGTGAGACTGTTGGTGGGAAAATAGAGAGGATCACCTTATTGCAGCTGTTGCCGTCGCATTTGAGATTGATGTCAGGATATGCATCGATATctgtgtctggcccacacaaataGCCATTGCCTGCCCAGCCGATGCCACACTAACAAATGCAAAGGGTGTTAAAAGCATGGTGAACCTTACTGTGGTAGGACATTCATATCATGTAGTTTGCCATGCAGAAAAATAAAACATTCTATTCATCTTACATGACTGAGAGGTGAGCATGAGGTTGAATAAAAAGGTCAACATTAGCTTTATTAttaagttaagtcaagtcaattttatttgtatagcccattatcacaaattgatTGATTATTATTTAGCATTTTcatctattattatttattattattttcttttatttagttattgatttcttttatttatctatttatttttatttatttatttttattttgttatttatttatttattgttattattattattgttattattatttataattatttatttatttcgagATCTTACCACACAGCTAATGCTGCCGTCTCTCTCCACTATACATTCTGCGTTGGGGTCACAGGGGTTGGCTTGGCCATTGGTGCACAGCCTCTGACCCTGGCAGCCCATCACTTGATCCCCAGTGAAGCCAGTCTTACACCCCCCACAATGGAATGAGCCCTAGTGCAGACAGTCCAGATTTAAGCCTTAGACTTTGGTCTCAGGGTAAAGTAAATTCTGATAGTAATGTTATACAGTAGTGGTTCTGGTACTCTTACCACAGTGTTGTGGCAGTGAGAGTTGGCAGTGCAACCTCCATTGTCAGGTGGTCCCAGACACTCGTCTATGTCCTCACATGTCTGAAGAAAAAGCAGTGGAGAAAAGCCACGATTTTATATATGAAGAAATAAGAAGAAATAACCCAAAAACAAATAATGAAAAAAACAAGATGCAAACACTGGGTTGTGAGTGAGCGAGATTTCTAAATCTAACTCATCTAACTGTCTCTGCTGTGTCCCACTGATGGGAATGCTGTACCTGTTTGTGTGATGTGGCAAAGGCCACCCCAACTCCATTGAGCTCTGGTCCGATGAATCCAAGCGGACAACTCTCACACCGGAAACCAGGAGCAGTGTTCACACACCGCACACCGGGGAAGCAGGGATTGAACTGGCACTGGATTTAAATAAAGAGCAGGGATGAATGTGAGGAAAAATGAGAACTGGAGGAGAAATCTGTGGCTGGATTAGATTAACACTGGCACAGCCAAACAAACAAAAGTACGGCCAGATTCAAACATGTGTACCTCGTCTACGTCGTCACACTGCACACCATCTCCAGTATATCCCTCAGGACAGGGAGCACACTGAAATCCCCCTGTCTCCGAAGGGATGCACATGTCCTGTCTGAAACAGGTCTGAGGACCACACTGAGTCAGAGGCCTAGGGCGGAGGTCTTCTGTGGCTGTGCTAGTTGGACTGCCATTGAGACCTGAGCAGAGGTAATCCGGATATACCTCAGTGAATCACAAACCTCTCATTATCAGTTATTTATAAATCAGCATTAGATAAATGGACATGTGTGTTATTGCTTACCACAGGCTAAGCACTCTGAGATGGTATTCCTCAAAAAGGTGGTCTCCTTGATCTTTACCATAAAAGGGCACAGAGTGGCAGAATTTTAGACTTGTTAAACAGGGTATAGGGCATCTTGCTGTCTCTTAAGGTCAAAACACTCTATGGTGATGTTTTCCCTTTAATAACTAAATTACACTATTTCCCCCCCAGAATATTTTGGTCTATGAGGCCTTTGTGATTATAGGAAGATGACTGTGTCACGTGTTGAGGATTGAGACAAAGAACAGGTAACCTGCTGGTTGAGCAGCTCCTTCATCTCGGATAGCAGCTTCTTTAGCTCCAGCATGGAAACCTGATCCTGTACTGCATTGCTTCTCTGGATACCTGGGCCGGAGgaacggggtgggggggtgcaaagGTTAAAACCCCAAGACTAGCCATGCTTCGACATGCTTCAGCTCTCTTGCACTAGGATGTGAAAAGATATTCATGTCAACAGCTCTCCTTTGCTCACCTAGGAGCTGAAGAGATCCGCTTTGCTCCATGCTGCAGTCCTGAAGAGTGGCCACATTGTCTATAGTGTCCTCGATCACCAGCTTCAAGTCAGTCAATTCAGACTGGGAAAGGAACACAGAGAATGAAGAAATGTGGTTAAAGGGGAATACTGTACTGCTCCCTTAATCCCTCCCATATTCACCCATGTGCTGCATTTCTTTACAGCTGTACAGAAATACAATATTGCAGTAAGCAATTGAAAATAAGCAAAATGGAAATGCATTTGCCTTACTCTATTGCATCTCCATACAGCTGTGCAGCAATATGCACTACAGCAGTATCTCTCTCCTCCACAGGGTAGGTAACTAAAAAACTTTTATCCACCTGTCCAGTTGGCTGCAAGGTCCTCAGTGCCACTTTGTTTGGACCAGGTGGCAGAGACCCAAATGCAGCAGGCAGTTCATTCAAAGAGTGTGCCAACATACAGTCTATATATATGTTAAGGCGAGGTGGGCCATGTTGGAGGCCAGTGGCATGCATCATCACGTGGTGCTCTCTACCATCTGCCAGGGAGGCATGGTTAAAACTGGTGGTCCCAAATCTGCCGTCGGTCTTCTGGTAACGCAAAGTGACTATTGTAGAGGACAGAGACAAAGGGAAACAGAATGGAAGATGGAAGAGGCAGATtgaggagagacagagtgaaagagagagacaaagagaggcaaAAGTGAAAGACAAGGGGCCCAGGGAGAAAGGATTCAAGATTAATCAGTTTAGCCAGATGGCTGACGTTATAATGCGTTTCTGTCGTTTCTCAGTACAGTAGTATCTGAGCAGTGTGCGTCGGTCATGTGCATCATCACCCTTGTTGAGCTTGGCCTGCACGCTGAGCTCCAGGTACTTGGTGTTATCTTTGGGACTGGTGACAGTGAAGAGGGAGGTGGGTGCCTTGTTTGTGATTctgaaggaggagaggaggaaagcttcATCCCGCCCTTTATTCTTCAGGCTGCCTTGGAGCAGGTCTGGCAGGCAATCTGGAGACACCAGCAGGTCATAGACTAAAACGAGAGAAGATTTATAATACCTGTTAGTCATGTTTTCATCACTTATtgtgacactcactcactcagcacAGAGAATGGCAGTGCATATATAGCAagccttcacacacacagaagttggCAATATTGGAAGTAAACAAACTGACGTCATTGAATCCCCATTAATTGCAAGTGGTGCTGAGTTTTCATTGAGTTGCAAGTGAGTTTGTGTGTACCTCAATGGTTGTGGCTACCAATGCACCATAGATTGTTACTGCTGAGTCAGTGCTCCACACTACTTTATTATGTGCTAGAGTGCAtctatgactctgtgtgtgtgtgtgtgtgagtgtgtgtgtgtgtgtgtgtgtgtgtgtgtgtgtgtgtgtgtgtgtgtgtgtgtgtgtgtgtgccccctgttgtgTTTTACAGGGTGGCAGACTGGAGTTGCAGGAAAGACCAGCAGTAAACTCTTTCCATTGGAACAAACTTACTACCTCACTTcatccattacacacacacacacatgcacacacacacacacacaaacacacacacgcacgtatgcatgcatgcacgcacacacaaacacacacacgtacatatatgcatgcatgcacgcagacacacacacacacacacacacacacacacacacacacacacacacaaataataatGGAAATCCACATGCAATACAAAATGACATGAGAGAGCAGGGGAAAAAATTATGTGTTGATATGAGGCAAATTAAATCACACAAACATCTCCAAAAGCAATCAGTATCATTTTTCCATCAAAAACCTGTCTTACTTGGGGCACATCCTCCAACTCAGAAAGTACTTCCCAATAAATATTATTCTGATAGTCCCACTCAAAGTCAATTGAACAAATGGCCAACCCGAATTAAAATGACTGTATGCAGCAGTGAAGAAAAGTTATCATAGAACCTGGTTACTGCTTAATATATGGATAAGTAATAATGATTAAAAGCCGTTCAGAAAAAGGAAGTTTGATTAAATTGACATATTACAGGGTTACATTCGCCTACAGAGAGGTTTGCTATGTGTAGTactcacaaacagacaaacacattTAAAATGAAGTCTTAGAGCTGAGCATGGGTGGATAGGTACGGGCCACGACTTACCGATACCCTGAGCGTTGACAGTAAGAGCTAGCTGCTGCAACACCAGAGAGAGCAAAACCATGGATTTGGACCACAGCCCCATCATCAGTGTTTAGGAGAATATCCCAGTCCTAAATTAAACCTTTGCAGGATAGCCCCTGATACTGAAGAAAGAGCCAAATGAGGATTAGTCACTGTCATAAACTAACCAGAAACCAAACATGTATCCGAGTTCATGTGGTCTCATAGGGTGATGGACAGAGTAATGTTGTCAGAGCAAAATCCCAGCTGAGGTGATATTATATTTTGTGGCTACAGGCAGGACTTTTAAAGCTGAGGGGAGTGTCCTGCTCTGGGCTTCTTCTGACCGAGTGGCACAGCACAGGCAGAATTACAGGGGAGGGTCCCCCCACCATGTAGGCTGATCAGAGGGAGCATCAAAGGCTTGCATGTGCCAGCCTCGTCAATTAATGTTTTAGTGTGCTGCAGTGCTGTTAAAATTCATAACCAATATGTAACCAGAGGGATAGATAGCCCCATCTCCCCCGAATCCAGAACCAGACCTTCAAAGCATATTTCTTAAATTTGACTCTCAAAACTTTTGTCAGTGCTCCTGATATAAGGACAGGATGTATGTAACATGAAATACATaattttgaatatatatatacatattgttCATTGCAGTAAATAATTTGAGTACCCTACATCAGAGGTGTATTTTTTAAATACGATAGAAAAATGCATGTTATGTCACAACGAGTCAATCTATGGTCCATATTTTTCAGAACCTTTTGGGGAACAGTCAAAATTGATACGGTGTTCTACCATAAATTAGGTTGTTTTCAGAGACTTGCCGTCTTATCTTTTGGCATCTGCTGAGATGCCGAAGAGAAGAAAACCAGAGTCCTATTTGTGGGTAGAAATCTTAAAATGTGCATCAAATATTTTGTTTTCAATTTGATATCATTTCATTTAGTCCACAAGCTAAAGAAATGTTTTGTGATCTCAGCTCCATCTGTTGGAAAATCTGTAgttgaaggggggagggagaggtccAGTTGGAATTTGGGACAGACTTTAACCCTGGAAACGTTTCATATTGGACGTCTGGTACTCATCTCAAGGCTTCCTTTGCTACCCACAAGAACATTTCAACATCTCAGCTCTTGGCCTGAGCAAGACAAAAGGCAGTCATTTATAATCCCTTAGTGCATTATTGCTGTCcatcagtctgtctgcctgtctgctctGTCTGACCCAAACACCTGGTAGTCTTCAGCAAGCTCACTGTCAGTCCCACGATAGAGACTACAATGGTGTAACTGAGCTGTATGTCATGGATTTATGCAGCTTGGGATACGATCACACTAGTATTGAGGACAACTGAAAGACATGATCATGTCATAAACTCTCAACAAACACTTACCTTCATAGATGTGACTATCAAAGATGTCTACAATATTCCcgatgttttttttaaacatttccaaGTACGTCAGACTACTTACATTTCCTTCCACATAGGGACATGTTCACTTACAGGTTAGTTGCTCACCCTGTCCTCAGCATGCCCAATATTCTATGTCTAAACAGTCCAAAAGCTCACTAACTGAGAGGTGGGAATCAGTGGTAATTTTAactcatattattattaataacaacaataacaacaacaatgataataatacatcAACCTTGTATAGTGTTTTTCTAAATACTCAAAGACACTTTAAATCAGAGGTTAAAATAGAAATTATAATAATATTGCCCCATATTTAGGTTATGTAGGGTTGAATTGGTGAAATAAAATGATAAGAGAGATCATGGTCATTCCCATACCTCGCCTTTGCTATGGAATGTATATGcgtatatattatattacatttatACATAGAATTAGTAAGTATAATTTAATGGTATAATATCATGATATCATAGTATTAGTAAAGCATATTAGTTGGCTatagtatattatagtatatCAGTAACAGTATGTTATTTGCAGTGTACTAGTGgcatatatattaagatagatgtagggaaaataTAATAaatagaaacactcaacggtaggggtagtgctcaacaaataaggacaaaaaaatctatatctatatctatatatatataaaatctagtgagtcaagtaaattctttatgagacagtacaagcctgtttcatgccataggcaatcatcagctgattgcttatggcatgaaacaggcttgtactgtctcataaagaatttacttgtctcactgaattattttgttccttatttgtttagcactttccctaccatcaaGTGTATCTTTTAgcaaagttttatttatatagatagatagaaagatagatgagTTTTTATCCTGCTTCAAAGTGGCTTGTTTTGGAAATATATAGCAATTCTACTCTGGTCTATTCCGTTCTAGTCTCTTCTTGTCTatgctattctgttctattcctcGGTTCTATATGGTACAATTCATCTGCACGACGCCATTATGTATACAACAGCGCCGTCTGTTGGCCAGGCGGTTCAAAACTTGTATTTTGGTTTCTGTGTTGTACACCGCAAACGTTGATTGAGCTTAAATCACAGTTAAACTCGGGTAAAACAAAACGCATGCTGTTTTCTAGAACACCGACCAACACTTCCACTGAAGTGAATATTACTACTCCTAATGTGACACCAATTGAAAGAGTATCCTCCTATAAATACTTTGGTTTCAGGCTTGATGACAATCTGTACTTCAAAAAACATATTAATGAACTGACTAAGTCCTTAAAAGTAAAACTAGCATTATTTCTATAGAAATAAGGCATGCATTACCCAGAATTGCAGAAAGCACATTGTTCTGTCAACCTGTTTATCCGTCATTGACTATGGCGATGTAATTTATATGCACCGTCTTTCCTCTACTCTTAAAACTCTGGATGCAGTCTATCATTCTGCCCTTGGGTTCATAACCAGGGTTGGCTTTGGGACGCATGCTTGTACACTATACGAGGAAGTCTGGTGGCAGTCGTTGGCAGTGAGAAGAGAACGGCACTGCATCCGTGCTATTTATTTACAAAGCACTTCTTGGGAAACTGCCCGAGTATcttgcatgtttgttttttttaaacggtAGATCATGTTCACACTGCACCAGGCCCCAAGATTGTTTGGCCCTCGGAAATCATCACGTTAACACTGAGATTTGGAAACTGGCTTTTATGCGCAATGCTGTACACAAGTGGAGCATTCTGCAGAAGATTGTAAAATTGGATTAAAGATTAAAATTAGATGAAAGCTAGTCCCTTTTAATAAACGTGAATTTCTTTTGACTGACATAGAgcagtgtgaatgcatgtgttttCTTTGAATTGATGTTGTCTCTTATGTTGATGTCTTTGGCCTGTTTGTTGTGCAATCTGTTGATGTTTACTGCAGTTCCCGTGTGCTTTTAGATGTACTGCAATCACGGCGTCCTTGTAAATGAGAGCTTGCGTTCAGTGGCACTCCCTGTTTAAATAAAGGagacattctattctattctagtctattcCGTTCTAGACTATttcattctattctgttctgttctgttcaacACGTCCCTACGTCAGCCTCTCATATGACAGCCAGTTCATCCGTGTAACAAAACATGGCGGCTCCCATGCAGCTGAATTGCTGGGGAGGCGATTGGGGATTACCTTCTGTCCAGACTGAGTCTCTCATTGTTCTGGTAACTCTTCAGTGAAGTTAGAcaacaaaataaaattaaaaaaaatatatctaaTGACCATTTCTAGCTTTGCTTTGAAGCGATTTCCCCCCTCATGCGATGATAAAAGTGCGTTGGTTGACATCGGTGGTTAGCTTTCATGCTAGCCAGTGTACTTTTCTAATTGTGTAGTTGCTGAGGTAAACTGGCGGCACATTCGCAAAACAAGAAGAGCGTTTAGGTTTGAGTTTTGTTGTCTCGTCTTGACGCAAAAACATCTTAACTGCTGTGTACGTGTGTTGTTGGCATGCCGCCGTCCTCCATGTGGTGCATGTTGACAAAAATGATCCTCGTTTCAAACACTTCAAGGTCAGCATGTCACATATTGATTTACGTTGATTTGTTAGCTCCTCCTTGCTGGGTGACCACTGTCGTAGCTGAGCTATTTACAGCCTGACTGAGAAAAATAATGTCTGCTGACTTGGCTGCATATCACGGGCTCGTTTTGTATGTCTGCTCAGTGGCTCGACATCAGGACACCGTGCAATTGCATCTCTCCCCACAAGGTGACACCTGGACACTTTCTTGCTAAGATACGTACATGCACCCTGCTGTCTTAGGTAAAGTGCCAAATGAAGTTGATTTGTGTAGCCGCATATCCGTGTCACAGTCTCGAAGGACTTTACGTTCCCACAGTGAGAAAGAGGTAGATTCAATAAAAGACAATAGATGAAATCCTCTATCTCTGAATTCTGCTCTGACTTTCCTGTTCATTGCTGTTGTCTCAGTCTGTAGAGGAACTGTCTTTGTATGAACACTAATCAAAATGGTCCCCAGTACCAATGCCAAACAAATTACTTACGGCGCTTTGAACGCAGTTAGCGTTCAGCCATGTCTTAGGATGGATATCCTGATAATTGTTTTGTTTGAAATTTACTAATTTGAAATTGTTTTATGATATTATATCGCAACGCCTCTTGTCCCATACTACAACTGCATCAGCTATTGTACAGAATGGCCCACTGGTTTTCTTGTTCTAAATTAACtcttttgggttttgttttttttcttccaggcaTATGCCAAGTTCTCTGGAGCGAAGGTTGACGTTTCTCCTATAGACTGGA
Proteins encoded:
- the thbs4a gene encoding LOW QUALITY PROTEIN: thrombospondin-4a (The sequence of the model RefSeq protein was modified relative to this genomic sequence to represent the inferred CDS: inserted 1 base in 1 codon), with product MMGLWSKSMVLLSLVLQQLALTVNAQGIVYDLLVSPDCLPDLLQGSLKNKGRDEAFLLSSFRITNKAPTSLFTVTSPKDNTKYLELSVQAKLNKVTLRYQKTDGRFGTTSFNHASLADGREHHVMMHATGLQHGPPRLNIYIDCMLAHSLNELPAAFGSLPPGPNKVALRTLQPTGQSELTDLKLVIEDTIDNVATLQDCSMEQSGSLQLLGIQRSNAVQDQVSMLELKKLLSEMKELLNQQIKETTFLRNTISECLACGLNGSPTSTATEDLRPRPLTQCGPQTCFRQDMCIPSETGGFQCAPCPEGYTGDGVQCDDVDECQFNPCFPGVRCVNTAPGFRCESCPLGFIGPELNGVGVAFATSHKQTCEDIDECLGPPDNGGCTANSHCHNTVGSFHCGGCKTGFTGDQVMGCQGQRLCTNGQANPCDPNAECIVERDGSISCVCGIGWAGNGYLCGPDTDIDAYPDINLKCDGNSCNKDNCVFVPNSGQEDADRDGLGDACDDDADSDGIINIEDNCWLVPNLDQTNSDKDLHGDACDNCKLIENPKQRDTDNDGLGDECDDDMDGDGLKNILDNCPRVPNLDQMDRDNDGVGDACDSCPDMVNPNQSDSDDDLVGDTCDDNIDSDGDGHQNTKDNCPTVINSSQLDTDKDGKGDECDDDDDNDGILDTTDNCRLVINPDQKDEDNDGIGDICTDDFDDDKVIDRIDSCPENAEITLTDFRAYQTVVLDPEGDAQIDPNWVVLNQGMEIVQTMNSDPGLAVGYTAFSGVDFEGTFHVNTVTDDDYTGFIFGYQDSSSFYVVMWKQTEQTYWQAVPFRAVAEPGIQLKAVKSNTGPGEYLRNXLWHTGDTSDQVRLLWKDPRNVGWKDKVSYRWYLQHRPQVGYIRARFYEGSTLVADSGVITDTSMRGGRLGVFCFSQENIIWSNLKYRCNDTIPADYQDFAAQNIG